Proteins encoded in a region of the Elizabethkingia bruuniana genome:
- the yihA gene encoding ribosome biogenesis GTP-binding protein YihA/YsxC, which produces MLIKSVDFVKSSSKWQECPEANLPEYAFIGRSNVGKSSLINAMMDRKDLAKTSQTPGKTQLINHFLVNETWYLTDLPGYGYAKVSKTLRKSFEKLITNYILNRNNLVNLFVLVDIRHAPQKIDIEFMQWCGESGIPFSIIFTKADKLKPKAIENHVKAYHDELLQFWEELPQSYITSAEKKEGGDAILDFIGETNIILEKNKVKF; this is translated from the coding sequence ATGCTGATAAAATCAGTTGACTTTGTAAAAAGTAGCAGCAAATGGCAGGAGTGCCCTGAAGCTAATCTTCCGGAATACGCATTTATCGGAAGATCCAATGTGGGAAAATCTTCTCTCATCAATGCGATGATGGACAGAAAGGACCTTGCAAAAACCTCACAGACTCCCGGAAAAACACAGCTTATTAATCATTTTCTTGTAAATGAGACCTGGTATCTTACCGATTTACCGGGTTATGGATATGCAAAAGTATCGAAGACTCTTCGTAAAAGTTTTGAAAAACTAATCACCAATTATATCCTAAACCGTAATAATCTGGTGAATCTATTTGTATTGGTAGACATTCGTCATGCTCCTCAGAAAATTGATATCGAATTTATGCAGTGGTGTGGTGAATCCGGAATTCCGTTTTCTATCATATTTACTAAGGCGGACAAGCTAAAGCCCAAAGCTATTGAAAACCATGTAAAAGCATATCACGATGAGCTTTTACAATTCTGGGAAGAGCTGCCACAATCTTATATCACTTCTGCTGAGAAAAAAGAAGGTGGAGATGCTATTCTTGATTTCATTGGGGAAACTAATATTATTTTAGAAAAAAATAAGGTAAAGTTTTAA
- a CDS encoding alpha/beta fold hydrolase: protein MIFKTKKEKKFTYMEAGEGHPMVLLHGLMGGLSNFDEMSAYFSEKGFKVFVPQLPIYDLPVLNTNLTSISKYVIRFIEEHIKAPVTLVGNSMGGHVGLITALARPDLVKHLVLTGSSGLYERTFGDSFPRKSDKTYIKRKTEEVFFNPEVATDELVDEVFAVVNDRMKGIKTVMLARSAIKHNMQNDLPDIKCPTCIIWGKQDNVTPPEVAEEMHKEIPNSDLFWIDECGHAAMMEKPKEFSDILYNWLKDKI, encoded by the coding sequence ATGATTTTTAAAACAAAAAAAGAGAAGAAATTCACCTATATGGAAGCAGGAGAAGGACATCCTATGGTGCTATTGCACGGATTAATGGGTGGTTTGAGCAATTTCGATGAAATGTCAGCATACTTCTCGGAAAAAGGATTTAAAGTATTCGTACCACAACTTCCTATTTATGATTTGCCTGTTTTAAATACTAATCTTACAAGTATATCTAAATATGTAATCCGTTTTATAGAAGAACATATTAAAGCCCCGGTAACTCTTGTGGGGAATTCTATGGGCGGACATGTAGGACTTATAACAGCACTAGCGAGACCAGATCTTGTTAAACACCTTGTTCTTACTGGGAGTTCAGGATTATATGAGCGTACTTTCGGTGATTCTTTTCCAAGAAAAAGCGATAAAACTTATATCAAAAGAAAAACAGAAGAAGTTTTCTTCAACCCTGAAGTGGCAACAGATGAACTTGTGGACGAAGTTTTTGCAGTGGTGAATGACAGAATGAAAGGTATAAAAACAGTTATGCTTGCCAGAAGTGCCATCAAACACAATATGCAGAATGACCTTCCGGATATTAAATGTCCAACATGTATTATCTGGGGCAAGCAGGACAATGTTACTCCACCTGAGGTAGCAGAAGAAATGCATAAAGAAATACCAAACTCTGATCTTTTCTGGATCGATGAATGCGGCCACGCTGCCATGATGGAAAAGCCAAAAGAGTTTAGTGATATATTGTATAACTGGTTAAAAGACAAAATATAA